From the genome of Bifidobacterium asteroides, one region includes:
- a CDS encoding ABC transporter ATP-binding protein, which produces MDDTILDISHVSKRFGRFQALEDLSLSINRGEIYGLIGENGAGKTTLMRLITGLSPMQKGTIRLMGRTIGKNRRILSRIGSIIEAPAAFKKLTVSQNKKLTAIQHGLADDKAISQAIDFVGLGEKAKTRAAHLSLGQRQRLGLAMAIPTRPDFLILDEPINGLDPAGIIEFRTLLGKLNKERQTTILISSHILSELYLVSSRFGFISHGRLIKEADKDELDRINQNGLLIDVDQSSKTATIMDRQGIGSLQVLDDHQILIRQGNLEPGPINSLLVQKGILVNQISQQKGSLEGYFADLLNKDPQESRRQQ; this is translated from the coding sequence ATGGACGATACCATTCTGGATATTAGCCATGTCAGCAAACGGTTCGGCCGCTTCCAGGCACTAGAGGATCTCAGCCTTTCCATAAACAGGGGTGAGATCTACGGGTTGATCGGCGAGAACGGTGCTGGCAAAACCACCCTGATGCGTCTGATAACTGGACTCTCCCCCATGCAGAAGGGAACCATAAGGCTGATGGGGCGCACAATTGGCAAGAACAGGCGCATTCTGAGCAGAATAGGCTCAATCATTGAGGCTCCGGCCGCCTTCAAAAAACTGACCGTCAGCCAGAACAAGAAACTGACAGCCATCCAGCACGGGCTGGCCGACGACAAGGCCATCTCCCAGGCCATCGACTTCGTTGGTCTGGGCGAGAAGGCCAAGACTCGGGCCGCTCACCTCTCTCTTGGTCAGCGTCAGCGCCTTGGGTTGGCCATGGCCATCCCCACCCGGCCCGATTTCCTGATCCTGGACGAGCCCATCAACGGCCTGGACCCGGCAGGAATCATCGAATTCAGGACACTTCTGGGAAAGCTCAATAAGGAGCGCCAGACGACCATTCTCATCTCCAGCCACATTCTGAGCGAACTCTACCTGGTCTCCTCCCGGTTCGGGTTCATCAGCCACGGCCGCCTGATCAAGGAGGCAGACAAGGACGAACTGGATCGGATCAATCAGAATGGACTGTTGATCGACGTGGACCAGAGCTCCAAAACCGCCACGATCATGGATCGCCAGGGAATCGGCTCCCTTCAAGTCCTTGATGACCATCAGATTCTGATCAGGCAAGGGAATCTGGAACCGGGCCCCATCAACAGTCTTCTGGTTCAGAAAGGCATCCTGGTCAATCAAATCAGCCAGCAGAAGGGATCGTTAGAGGGATATTTCGCAGATCTGCTGAATAAGGACCCTCAAGAGTCGAGGAGGCAACAATGA
- a CDS encoding ABC transporter permease → MINQIRADFYRQRHSIGMLLLLIATVALGIGTTWSKNTVGISTGGEEYAHKLSEIQGQSWTIRTGLQAGVASATSLIYFYIAVFVIVIGSEYSQHTLKNTLTSGISRMQFILGKYTTILIDIILLTGLALGRKPGVGWGILYKDVAVMTLSVSFCISVIISLGIVLFILTQSIVIPAVVIVIWPVLIGLIEFTAKWKWLRYFDFVGFGQQIVLDTLKADQVWIYVGVSVGVVLVAIIGSALIISKKEI, encoded by the coding sequence ATGATTAACCAGATCAGGGCCGACTTTTATAGGCAGCGACACTCCATCGGCATGCTGCTTCTGCTGATTGCCACTGTGGCCCTCGGCATCGGGACCACCTGGAGCAAGAACACTGTGGGCATCAGCACGGGCGGGGAAGAATACGCTCATAAACTTTCGGAAATCCAAGGCCAGAGCTGGACCATCAGGACAGGCCTGCAAGCTGGTGTCGCCTCCGCCACGTCCCTGATCTACTTTTATATCGCAGTCTTCGTTATCGTCATTGGTTCGGAGTACAGCCAGCACACCCTGAAGAACACATTGACCTCGGGCATCTCGCGCATGCAATTCATCTTAGGCAAGTACACGACCATCCTGATTGACATCATCCTGCTGACCGGACTGGCCCTTGGAAGGAAGCCCGGAGTCGGCTGGGGCATCTTGTACAAGGATGTGGCCGTCATGACCCTATCGGTCAGCTTCTGCATCTCCGTCATCATCAGCCTGGGCATCGTCCTGTTCATCCTTACCCAATCCATAGTCATTCCAGCGGTGGTGATCGTGATATGGCCCGTGCTAATCGGCCTCATAGAGTTCACGGCGAAATGGAAATGGCTGCGATACTTCGACTTCGTCGGGTTCGGCCAACAGATTGTTCTGGACACTCTGAAGGCAGATCAGGTTTGGATCTATGTCGGCGTATCCGTGGGCGTGGTCCTGGTGGCCATCATCGGGTCGGCTCTGATCATATCCAAGAAGGAGATCTAA
- a CDS encoding MetQ/NlpA family ABC transporter substrate-binding protein — MSTRRTRAKRELAAVSVVILVVAVLMGVAYVRVNQPDRGQREISIGLVGDADEEIWKAVQHQLDQRRVGIKIKLRSFQYGRYANQALSNGEIDLNAFQHYAFLEQESKQHGYRFAAIGDTYISPLNLYSKKYRSVDQIGYGDRLAIPSDPIDLGRSLKVLASAGLIGLRDPKATTPVPEDIVDNPRGLVLDQVDPPGIVKVLPDYAAGITNTNFILDAGMKIQDAIYQVPGDLKSPANHPYVNIIVARQADKNDPDYKALVSAYHSRYVADAINRYYRGAAVPAFSY; from the coding sequence ATGAGCACCAGAAGAACCAGGGCCAAGCGAGAGCTGGCAGCTGTCTCGGTCGTCATCCTGGTGGTCGCCGTCCTGATGGGAGTGGCCTATGTCAGGGTCAACCAGCCCGATCGCGGCCAGCGGGAGATCAGCATCGGCCTGGTGGGCGATGCTGATGAGGAGATCTGGAAGGCCGTTCAGCACCAACTGGACCAGCGCCGGGTCGGCATAAAAATCAAGCTCCGCTCCTTCCAATATGGGCGTTACGCCAATCAGGCACTGTCCAACGGGGAGATTGACCTGAATGCCTTCCAGCACTATGCCTTTCTGGAGCAGGAGTCCAAGCAGCACGGGTACCGGTTCGCAGCCATTGGCGACACCTACATCTCACCCCTCAACCTCTACTCAAAGAAGTACCGGAGCGTTGACCAGATAGGCTATGGTGACCGTTTGGCAATACCCAGCGATCCTATCGACTTGGGCCGCTCCCTGAAGGTGCTTGCCAGCGCCGGGCTGATCGGTCTGCGAGACCCCAAGGCCACCACGCCGGTTCCCGAAGATATCGTAGACAACCCGCGTGGGCTGGTCCTGGATCAGGTCGATCCACCGGGGATCGTCAAGGTCCTGCCCGACTATGCGGCTGGAATCACCAACACCAATTTCATCCTGGATGCTGGCATGAAGATCCAGGATGCCATCTACCAGGTGCCCGGCGATCTCAAATCGCCAGCCAATCATCCCTATGTCAACATCATCGTGGCCAGACAGGCTGACAAAAATGACCCCGACTACAAGGCTCTGGTCTCCGCCTACCATAGTCGCTATGTGGCTGATGCCATCAACCGCTACTACCGTGGGGCGGCCGTCCCGGCCTTCTCCTACTAA
- a CDS encoding HAMP domain-containing sensor histidine kinase produces the protein MKVVALVLGLVALALAIKLILLIVDLKRISSDLDFINHADSNALVTTGANIGLIRTLANRINAILNKNKRLQITQAEQNKQVRQMLTNLTHDIKTPLIVARGYAQLLKEESDDQEQLDKILNNLQSVDHYLHYLMDFNLIQEKSVSLDLSRVNLSALVQQELFNAFDSLTAQSVTVELRIQAGVEITTDQTMMSRVIQNLIGNWLKYAEESAWVDLHQGEDGRVHLDFGNKTRDGAVDVDRLMERFQTEDQSRTKIRSTGLGLSIVDSLVDSLGGSIRLESANGIFSIHLLLSDASQSNEL, from the coding sequence GTGAAGGTGGTTGCACTTGTTCTGGGTCTTGTCGCCCTAGCATTGGCGATTAAACTGATACTGCTGATTGTCGACCTCAAACGAATCAGCAGTGATCTGGATTTCATCAACCATGCGGACTCCAATGCCCTAGTAACAACTGGGGCCAATATCGGACTCATCCGCACTCTGGCGAATAGGATCAACGCCATTCTGAACAAAAACAAGCGGCTGCAGATCACCCAGGCTGAGCAGAATAAACAGGTCCGACAGATGCTGACCAATCTGACCCATGACATCAAGACCCCTCTGATCGTGGCTAGGGGATACGCCCAACTGCTCAAAGAGGAATCGGACGACCAGGAGCAGCTGGACAAGATTCTCAACAACCTGCAGTCAGTGGATCACTATCTGCATTACCTGATGGATTTCAATCTGATTCAAGAGAAGAGCGTGAGTCTGGATTTGAGTAGGGTGAACCTGTCGGCCCTGGTTCAGCAGGAGCTCTTCAACGCCTTCGATTCTTTGACCGCACAGTCGGTCACGGTGGAGCTCAGGATCCAAGCTGGTGTGGAAATAACGACGGACCAGACCATGATGAGTCGGGTAATCCAGAATCTGATTGGCAACTGGCTCAAGTATGCGGAGGAATCAGCCTGGGTGGACCTGCACCAGGGCGAAGATGGGCGGGTTCATCTGGACTTCGGCAACAAAACCAGGGACGGAGCCGTCGATGTAGACAGGCTGATGGAACGGTTCCAGACCGAGGACCAATCACGGACCAAGATCAGAAGCACAGGTCTGGGTCTGAGCATCGTTGATTCCCTGGTGGATTCGCTCGGCGGTTCAATAAGGCTGGAATCCGCCAACGGTATTTTCTCGATCCACTTGCTGTTGAGTGATGCTTCGCAATCGAACGAACTGTAA
- a CDS encoding glycosyltransferase: MRDHDRLTLALVLDSFGNRGNGTSNSAIQYAQGLEALGHQVRLVGVGSTDYPARVHRIPLVSHVAARQQMSFARADPALFRRAFAGVDLVHIYEPFAFGRAALAQARSMGIPVTAGFHIQPENITYSAGPLRYLPGVDAAIYRLFRFWLYDHVRHIHVPTQLTADLLRSHGYKAHLHVISNGYQPRFNPGDRYERGRYERQRPDRLIQVVASGRLAREKDHLTLIRALALCRNRRRISLTIAGTGPMERRLKAEAARQLNGTQVSIGFHHNTTMPDLLRQADLLVHPSIADLESVSVLEGMACGAVPVIAQSDLSAAGHFALVEHSLFPVGKAQALAAQVDWWIDHPDALAVWSRRYAEHAKEHYSLDASVRAFAKMVMQVAKPDLA, translated from the coding sequence ATGAGGGATCATGATCGCCTGACGCTGGCCCTGGTCCTGGATTCCTTCGGCAACAGGGGCAATGGGACCTCCAACTCCGCCATCCAATACGCCCAGGGTCTGGAAGCGCTGGGGCACCAGGTCCGTCTGGTGGGGGTAGGCTCGACCGACTATCCGGCGCGGGTGCATCGAATTCCTCTAGTCTCTCATGTGGCGGCCAGACAGCAGATGAGCTTCGCTCGTGCTGATCCGGCACTTTTCCGAAGGGCCTTTGCCGGTGTGGATCTGGTCCATATTTACGAACCCTTCGCCTTCGGCCGTGCCGCCCTGGCACAGGCCAGGTCCATGGGCATACCGGTGACTGCCGGGTTTCACATTCAGCCTGAGAACATCACCTATTCAGCTGGTCCATTGCGCTACCTGCCCGGGGTGGATGCGGCCATCTACCGGCTCTTTCGATTCTGGCTCTACGATCACGTCAGGCACATCCACGTTCCTACCCAGCTGACGGCTGACCTCTTGCGCTCGCATGGGTACAAGGCCCACCTGCATGTCATATCCAACGGCTACCAGCCCAGGTTCAACCCCGGTGACCGATATGAGCGGGGCCGATACGAGCGGCAGCGACCCGACCGGCTGATCCAAGTCGTGGCCTCTGGCAGGCTGGCCCGGGAAAAGGACCATCTGACTCTGATCCGTGCTCTGGCCCTGTGCAGGAACAGACGCAGAATCAGCCTGACCATAGCTGGCACAGGTCCCATGGAGCGCCGCCTGAAGGCGGAGGCCGCCAGGCAGCTGAACGGCACGCAGGTCTCGATTGGATTCCATCACAACACGACCATGCCTGATCTGCTCAGACAGGCCGATCTACTGGTCCATCCCTCCATCGCGGACCTGGAATCGGTCAGCGTCCTAGAGGGGATGGCCTGCGGCGCAGTCCCGGTAATAGCACAATCCGACCTGAGCGCCGCCGGCCATTTCGCTCTGGTTGAGCACTCGCTCTTCCCGGTCGGCAAGGCCCAGGCACTGGCTGCGCAAGTTGACTGGTGGATAGACCATCCTGATGCACTTGCGGTCTGGTCCAGACGCTACGCCGAACATGCCAAGGAGCATTATTCCCTGGATGCTTCCGTCAGAGCCTTTGCCAAGATGGTCATGCAGGTCGCCAAGCCTGATCTGGCTTAG
- a CDS encoding response regulator transcription factor — MMLPVITGDSVLKAIRRMSSVPFIILTAIQDKTRTVSLLEQGANDYVTKPFDIDELRARVRVQLRQSVALKADADTAGESDARICFEGIELDRMEHTVSVDGHRVDLARKEFAILELLMDHPHRVFEKEDLYRQVWNQPYINAENTLNVHLSTLRTSLNKYAGSQRYIVSVWGIGVHLV, encoded by the coding sequence ATGATGCTTCCTGTAATCACCGGGGACAGCGTCCTCAAGGCCATTCGACGCATGTCTTCGGTGCCGTTCATCATCCTTACGGCCATCCAGGATAAGACCAGGACCGTCAGCCTCTTGGAGCAGGGCGCCAATGATTATGTGACCAAGCCTTTCGACATCGACGAGCTTCGCGCTCGCGTCCGGGTTCAGCTGCGCCAATCCGTGGCACTGAAAGCGGATGCGGATACAGCAGGTGAATCTGACGCCAGGATTTGTTTCGAGGGGATCGAGCTGGACCGGATGGAGCACACGGTCAGCGTTGATGGGCACAGGGTCGATCTGGCTCGCAAAGAATTCGCCATCCTTGAGCTTCTGATGGACCATCCGCATCGGGTTTTCGAGAAGGAGGACCTCTACAGGCAGGTTTGGAACCAGCCATACATCAATGCCGAGAATACTCTCAATGTGCACCTGAGCACCTTGCGGACCAGTCTTAACAAATATGCTGGAAGCCAGCGCTACATCGTGTCGGTCTGGGGTATCGGCGTTCACCTGGTCTGA
- a CDS encoding methionine ABC transporter ATP-binding protein — MSERIPAVRMEHLTKTYHSDDDEDKTALADIDLTVETGDIFGIIGLSGAGKSTLVRCINGLEDYDSGSVKVRGREVKYLAPAELRDLRRRTGMIFQHFNLMPSRTVADNVGLPLRGSSRDRASRRARVSELLELVGLTELADHYPAELSGGQQQRVAIARALANEPDILLSDEATSALDPTTTRSILQLLRDLHDQLGITVVMITHEMSVIRQICNRVAVIDQGVIVEQGRVFDVFADPKAQLTKSFVATTSNLEKVKDLMAADSPLVALEPGQILMRMSYVSKEVSEALVSTISRRYNLDVNIIFGDIDVVEGAPLGGLVVRMGGEPENIRRAMGYLRSRNIGIEVLKS, encoded by the coding sequence GTGAGCGAGCGGATACCGGCGGTGCGGATGGAGCACCTGACCAAGACCTATCACAGCGACGACGACGAAGACAAGACGGCACTGGCCGACATCGATCTGACTGTCGAGACTGGAGATATTTTTGGCATCATCGGACTGAGCGGGGCTGGCAAGTCCACCCTGGTCCGCTGCATCAACGGGCTGGAGGATTATGACTCGGGCAGCGTCAAGGTCCGGGGTCGCGAGGTCAAGTATCTGGCTCCGGCCGAGCTCAGGGACTTGAGGCGTCGTACGGGCATGATCTTCCAGCACTTCAACCTGATGCCATCCAGGACGGTGGCCGATAATGTGGGCCTTCCTCTGCGGGGGAGCAGCCGCGACCGTGCATCTCGACGGGCCCGGGTATCCGAGCTTCTGGAATTGGTAGGGCTGACTGAGCTGGCCGACCACTATCCCGCCGAACTCTCCGGTGGCCAGCAGCAGCGCGTGGCCATCGCCCGAGCACTGGCCAACGAGCCGGATATCCTGCTCAGCGATGAGGCCACCAGCGCACTGGATCCGACCACCACGCGCTCCATTCTTCAGCTGCTCCGTGATCTGCACGACCAGCTGGGCATCACCGTGGTCATGATCACCCACGAGATGTCGGTTATCCGGCAGATCTGCAACCGGGTGGCAGTCATCGATCAGGGCGTCATTGTGGAGCAGGGCCGGGTCTTCGACGTCTTTGCAGATCCCAAGGCCCAGCTGACCAAGTCTTTCGTGGCCACCACATCCAACCTGGAAAAGGTCAAGGATCTGATGGCCGCCGATTCGCCCCTGGTGGCCCTGGAGCCCGGGCAGATCCTCATGCGCATGTCCTATGTCTCCAAGGAGGTCTCCGAGGCTTTGGTCTCCACCATCAGCCGTCGCTACAACCTGGACGTCAACATCATCTTCGGCGACATCGATGTGGTGGAGGGAGCACCCCTGGGGGGTCTGGTGGTCAGGATGGGCGGCGAACCGGAAAATATCCGTCGGGCCATGGGATACCTGCGCTCGCGCAACATCGGAATCGAGGTCCTCAAATCATGA
- the purT gene encoding formate-dependent phosphoribosylglycinamide formyltransferase, producing MSMRASGQQRIINTIDPGKRSFGSPLGPRPTRVLLLGAGELGREIAMSLMRLGAWVGAADSYPGAPATQVAHVGYQVRMSDPQALEDLIEMVKPDLIVPEVEAIATDRLAGAAARGIQVVPAAPLAAMCMDRRALRVFAHEQVGLPTTPYQFASSPEELARAADQVGYPCMVKPLMSSSGHGQTLVRSREGLSQAWNSALTQGRAAIRHQGEAEIIVEALAPLAHELTVLTVASSAGVATCTPIGQRQENGDYRLSWQPAELNPDILQQARSMATRLVHAMTSLACQSGETGWGVYGVEIFVLRDGSLLFNEVAPRPHDTGMVTMISQRLTEFDLHARAILGIPVHQEDLALSLQEGAYAVSRPILVRGQGPVSFQGLPQALDHPGTDLRIFSKPEVLGLRRMGVALAQGPDLQTAQERAEAVAGDLKPQVGSEM from the coding sequence ATGAGTATGCGCGCATCCGGTCAGCAACGGATTATCAACACTATCGATCCAGGGAAGCGGTCGTTCGGCTCTCCTCTGGGGCCAAGACCCACACGAGTCCTTCTCCTAGGGGCCGGCGAACTCGGCCGCGAGATCGCCATGAGCCTGATGCGACTGGGGGCCTGGGTAGGTGCGGCGGACTCCTACCCTGGCGCACCGGCCACCCAGGTGGCCCATGTCGGCTACCAGGTGAGGATGAGTGACCCCCAGGCTCTTGAGGACCTGATCGAAATGGTCAAGCCCGATCTGATCGTGCCAGAAGTCGAGGCCATCGCCACTGACCGTCTGGCCGGCGCCGCAGCCCGGGGCATCCAGGTAGTGCCTGCCGCACCCCTGGCGGCCATGTGCATGGACCGCAGGGCCCTGCGCGTCTTCGCCCACGAGCAGGTAGGTCTGCCCACTACCCCCTATCAGTTCGCCAGCTCCCCCGAAGAGCTGGCCAGGGCGGCGGACCAAGTGGGCTACCCCTGCATGGTCAAACCTCTGATGAGCTCCTCCGGACACGGACAGACCCTGGTGCGAAGCAGGGAAGGTTTGTCTCAAGCCTGGAATTCGGCACTGACCCAGGGCCGGGCAGCCATCAGGCATCAGGGCGAGGCCGAGATCATTGTGGAGGCTCTGGCCCCCCTAGCGCATGAGCTGACCGTTCTGACCGTGGCTTCCTCCGCCGGCGTGGCCACCTGCACGCCCATCGGCCAGCGGCAGGAGAACGGCGACTACCGGCTCTCCTGGCAACCGGCGGAGCTGAATCCTGACATCTTGCAGCAGGCCCGGAGCATGGCCACCAGGCTGGTTCATGCCATGACCTCCCTGGCATGTCAAAGCGGGGAGACCGGGTGGGGGGTCTACGGAGTGGAGATTTTCGTTCTGCGCGATGGCTCGCTGCTCTTCAACGAGGTGGCCCCGCGCCCCCATGACACCGGCATGGTGACTATGATCTCCCAACGCCTGACCGAGTTCGACCTTCACGCCCGGGCCATCCTGGGCATTCCCGTCCATCAGGAGGATCTGGCCCTGAGTCTGCAGGAGGGCGCCTACGCGGTCAGCCGACCCATCCTGGTCAGGGGCCAGGGACCTGTCAGTTTCCAAGGTCTGCCGCAGGCCCTGGACCACCCAGGCACCGATCTGCGCATCTTCTCCAAACCAGAAGTGCTTGGTCTGCGCCGCATGGGCGTGGCCCTGGCCCAGGGTCCTGACCTGCAGACTGCCCAAGAACGGGCCGAAGCCGTGGCCGGCGATCTGAAACCTCAGGTGGGCTCGGAGATGTAA
- a CDS encoding MetQ/NlpA family ABC transporter substrate-binding protein, with product MVGRNRVGKKNRAKVQLAALSLVIVLLLALVVGTDVRLNQVGADVKVVKVGVIGSSDDQIWKAVQAELDRRGERIRIELKPFQDAIYVNQATANREVDFNAAQHYAYLEDDVKTNHYQLAVLGNTYISPMNLYSQRYAKPSQFQDGDRVAIPNNATNMGRALKVLADAKLIGLRDPKATNPLPEDVVDNPKHLRIEQVDPAGILNLLPDYAGGVTNANFVVDAGRSVHDAIHEVPYDLQNPANKPYVNIIVTTKDQRNNPTYAAVVRAYHSKPVADTIVHVYKGACLPAFKVS from the coding sequence GTGGTCGGTCGTAATCGCGTCGGCAAAAAGAACCGAGCCAAGGTCCAGCTGGCGGCGCTCAGCCTGGTCATCGTCCTCCTGCTAGCGCTGGTGGTCGGTACCGATGTCCGTCTGAACCAGGTGGGTGCCGATGTCAAGGTCGTCAAGGTCGGCGTCATTGGCAGTTCGGACGATCAGATTTGGAAGGCTGTCCAGGCAGAGCTGGATCGGCGGGGTGAACGCATCAGGATCGAGCTCAAGCCTTTCCAGGACGCCATCTATGTCAACCAGGCCACAGCCAACCGCGAGGTGGACTTCAACGCCGCCCAGCATTACGCCTACCTGGAGGACGATGTGAAAACCAACCACTACCAGCTGGCTGTGCTTGGCAATACCTACATCTCGCCCATGAACCTCTACTCGCAGCGCTATGCCAAGCCTTCGCAGTTCCAAGACGGCGACCGGGTGGCCATTCCCAACAACGCCACCAATATGGGCCGGGCCTTGAAGGTCCTGGCCGACGCCAAGCTGATCGGTCTGCGCGACCCCAAGGCCACCAACCCGTTGCCCGAGGACGTAGTGGACAACCCCAAGCATCTACGCATCGAGCAGGTGGATCCGGCTGGCATCCTCAACCTGCTGCCCGACTATGCGGGCGGGGTCACCAACGCCAACTTCGTGGTCGATGCAGGTCGCAGTGTGCATGATGCCATCCACGAGGTTCCCTACGATCTCCAGAACCCGGCCAACAAGCCTTACGTCAACATCATCGTCACCACCAAGGATCAGCGGAATAACCCCACCTACGCCGCAGTGGTGCGAGCCTACCATTCCAAGCCCGTGGCCGACACCATCGTCCATGTCTACAAGGGCGCCTGCCTGCCGGCTTTCAAGGTTTCCTGA
- a CDS encoding alcohol dehydrogenase catalytic domain-containing protein, giving the protein MKAIVFEQFNTFPTRKEVPEPTPGSGGVLLKVAGAGCCHSDVSVVQDCTPETWSRTKPPIILWHETTGWVEKAVPRCHGL; this is encoded by the coding sequence ATGAAAGCCATTGTTTTCGAACAATTCAACACCTTCCCCACCCGCAAGGAAGTGCCGGAGCCGACCCCTGGGAGCGGCGGGGTTCTGCTCAAGGTTGCTGGGGCAGGTTGCTGCCATTCCGATGTATCCGTCGTCCAGGACTGCACGCCGGAAACCTGGAGCCGCACCAAACCGCCGATTATTCTGTGGCATGAGACCACCGGCTGGGTCGAAAAGGCGGTCCCCCGATGTCACGGGCTTTAA
- a CDS encoding methionine ABC transporter permease encodes MTSLLTTWFPNVMSRLPEFFSSMVQTLVMVGVSGVISFLLALVIGVGLIISRRDGIRHNGLVFTILDKLIDLFRSIPFIILAAALVPVTRMLMGTAIGPKGAIFPLVVGITPFFSRQIESALAGLDPGYVEAAESMGMTTWQIIWHVYLREGIPSIIRVTTITIVSLVGETATVGIVGGGGLGDFAIRLGYQRSMNDVTIATIIVLVIFIALIELFGRLLAEVVEH; translated from the coding sequence ATGACGTCCCTGCTCACCACCTGGTTCCCCAACGTCATGAGCCGATTGCCTGAGTTCTTCAGCAGCATGGTTCAGACCTTGGTCATGGTCGGCGTCTCAGGGGTGATCTCCTTCCTGCTGGCTCTGGTCATCGGGGTGGGGCTGATCATCAGCCGACGTGATGGCATCCGTCACAACGGCCTGGTGTTCACCATTCTGGACAAGCTGATTGACCTCTTCCGCTCCATTCCCTTCATTATTCTGGCGGCCGCTCTGGTGCCGGTGACCAGAATGCTCATGGGTACGGCCATCGGGCCTAAAGGGGCAATTTTCCCGCTGGTCGTGGGCATCACGCCTTTCTTCTCCCGGCAGATCGAGTCGGCCCTGGCCGGTTTGGACCCTGGGTATGTCGAGGCGGCGGAGTCCATGGGCATGACCACCTGGCAGATCATCTGGCACGTCTACCTGCGTGAGGGCATCCCCTCCATCATCCGGGTGACCACCATTACCATCGTCAGCCTGGTGGGCGAGACCGCCACCGTGGGCATTGTGGGTGGTGGCGGGTTGGGCGACTTCGCCATCCGTCTGGGCTACCAGCGGTCCATGAACGACGTGACCATCGCCACCATCATTGTGCTGGTCATCTTCATCGCCCTGATCGAACTGTTCGGCCGGCTTCTGGCCGAGGTCGTCGAACACTGA
- the purC gene encoding phosphoribosylaminoimidazolesuccinocarboxamide synthase, protein MEKLGMRYQGKAKKLYETDDPNMLWVEYTDQATAGNGAKKANIEGKARLNNRITTVIFSLLARRGIPSHFVRSISDTEQLNRRLDMFPLEVVMRNRAAGSFAQRYGVAEGTALKQPVLEFFYKSDPLDDPFINRDDILALGLATEQDLDIVAAKTREINGALTDIFHAINVELVDFKIEMGKTESGIILLGDEITPDTCRLWAIGNNQNGQVTHLDKDIFRRDLGSIIPAYQTILDGLTELEERESQSNG, encoded by the coding sequence GTGGAAAAGTTGGGGATGCGCTATCAAGGCAAGGCCAAAAAACTGTACGAAACGGATGATCCGAACATGCTCTGGGTTGAGTACACCGATCAGGCCACGGCGGGGAACGGAGCCAAGAAGGCCAATATCGAAGGCAAGGCCAGACTGAACAACAGGATCACCACGGTGATATTCTCCCTGCTGGCACGCCGGGGCATCCCCAGCCACTTCGTACGCAGCATCTCGGATACCGAACAACTCAATCGCCGGCTGGACATGTTCCCCTTGGAGGTCGTCATGCGCAACCGGGCCGCAGGCTCTTTCGCCCAGCGGTACGGGGTTGCGGAAGGCACCGCCTTGAAGCAGCCGGTGCTGGAGTTCTTCTACAAGTCCGATCCCCTGGATGATCCATTTATCAACCGGGATGACATTCTGGCCCTGGGGCTGGCTACCGAGCAGGACCTGGACATCGTCGCCGCAAAGACCAGGGAGATCAACGGGGCGCTGACCGACATCTTCCACGCCATCAACGTAGAGCTGGTGGATTTCAAGATCGAAATGGGCAAGACCGAATCGGGCATCATCCTTCTCGGCGACGAGATCACCCCCGACACCTGTCGGCTCTGGGCAATCGGCAATAATCAGAACGGCCAGGTCACCCACCTGGACAAGGACATCTTCCGCAGGGACCTGGGCAGCATCATTCCTGCTTATCAAACCATTTTGGATGGGCTGACCGAATTGGAGGAGCGCGAAAGCCAATCGAACGGCTGA